One part of the Solea solea chromosome 1, fSolSol10.1, whole genome shotgun sequence genome encodes these proteins:
- the LOC131470243 gene encoding kidney mitochondrial carrier protein 1: protein MSNVDWKPFVFGGLASMTAECGTFPIELAKTRLQVQGQVGDIKYREIRYRGMLHAIVRIGREEGLRALYSGISPAILRQASYGTIKIGTYQSLKRLLVDRPEDETLLTNVLCGVLSGVVSSSIANPTDVLKIRMQAQGSVIQGSMMGNFINIYQQEGTRGLWKGVSLTAQRAAIVVGVELPVYDITKKHLILSGYMGDTVYTHFVSSFSCGLAGALASNPVDVVRTRMMNQRGGALYQGTVDCLLQTWRSEGFMALYKGFLPNWLRLGPWNIIFFLTYEQLKKISV, encoded by the exons ATGTCTAACGTCGACTGGAAGCCCTTTGTTTTCGGCGGGCTCGCTTCTATGACGGCCGAATGCG GTACTTTCCCTATCGAACTGGCCAAGACGCGTCTGCAAGTCCAAGGCCAAGTAGGCGACATCAAATACAGAGAGATCCGTTACAGAGGCATGCTGCACGCTATCGTCCGGATAGGAAGAGAGGAGGGGCTGCGAGCGCTGTACTCAGG GATCTCTCCTGCCATACTACGCCAGGCCTCCTATGGGACTATCAAAATTGGCACATACCAGAGTCTTAAGAGGTTGCTAGTTGACAGGCCAGAGG ATGAGACATTGCTGACGAATGTGCTGTGCGGCGTTCTCTCTGGTGTCGTCTCCTCTTCCATCGCCAACCCTACGGATGTGCTGAAG ATTCGCATGCAGGCTCAGGGAAGTGTCATCCAAGGCAGTATGATGGGCAACTTTATCAACATCTACCAACAGGAGGGGACACGGGGACTGTGGAAG GGTGTCTCTCTAACAGCCCAGCGAGCAGCCATCGTAGTGGGAGTGGAGCTACCGGTTTATGACATCACTAAAAAGCATCTGATCCTGTCAGGTTACATGGGGgacactgtgtacacacacttcGT GTCCAGTTTCTCGTGCGGTCTGGCCGGAGCTCTGGCCTCAAACCCAGTTGACGTAGTGCGGACACGTATGATGAACCAGAGAGGAGGAGCTCTGTACCAGGGAACAGTAGACTGTTTACTGCAG aCATGGCGCTCTGAAGGCTTCATGGCCCTCTACAAGGGCTTCCTACCCAACTGGCTCCGTCTGGGACCGTGGAACATCATT TTCTTCCTCACTTACGAACAACTGAAGAAGATCAGCGTGTGA